GGAATGCCGTTCGCGACCTCGGAGAAGACCCGGATCGGAAGCGTCACTCCGATGAAGAGCCACCACTGGCCCGGTCGGGTGAGAAGCAGGCCGCACAGCAACACCGAGTCCGGGAACCAGAATGGCGAGGCGCCCGCCTGCGCGAAAGACATGCCGTAGCGATAGGCGACGTAGTACGCCGCCCCGAACAGGCAGAATCCCAGGAGCTGGCGGAGAAGAGCCTGGCGTAGAATCGCCCGGTGACCAGGGCTCGATGTGGCAGGCGTGCTGCCCGGCTCATCCAGGAACACGTCCCGCATAGACACAAGATGGCTGATACCGCACGCTCTCTGGCTGGTCAAGTCGGGCCCATCCGCTAGTGCCCGCTCACTCCGGCGCCGCCGCCGCCCTCACACGCCTCACCGTCCCCCTGCTGCTCGTCGCCGACAGTCTCTACTACGTCTTCGCGCGGCTCTTGCTGCCGCACTTTCCGCCCGCCGCCGGCGCCTTCTACATGATGGCGGCGGGCGCCGTCGTCGTGTACGCGTTCCTGGGCGGGCGGGTCGGTCTGGGACCGCTGCGCCGGCACCCGTGGTTCTTCCTCGCCATCGGCCTCCTGGTGGGTGTGAACACCAACATGGGCTTCGCGGCGGTGCGCTACCTGGATCCCGGCACCGCGTCCCTGCTCTCGCGCACGTCGATTCTCTTCAGCCTGGCGCTCGGCATCCTGTGGCTGCGCGAGCGTCTGACGCGCGCGGAGGTGGCCGGCACCGTGCTCGCGCTGATCGGGGTGGCCGTGATCAGCTTCCAGCCCGGCGACTATCTGCGCGTGGGCGCGCTGATCGTGATCGCGTCCACCCTGCTCTACGCGATCCACTCCGCGGTGGTGAAGCGCTACGGGGGCGACATCCCCTTCGGCGAGTTCCTCTTCTACCGCGTGGCCGCGGTGGCCGCCGTGCTCCTCGTCCTCGCCGCGGCCCAGGGCGCGCTGGTCTGGCCCTCCGCGGTGGGCTGGGGCTGGCTCGTCCTCGCCGGACTGGTCAACGTGGTCGTCAGCCGTGGACTCTACTACCTGGTGCTCCGCCGCATGGACATGAGCGTCCTCACGATCATCCTCACGCTGACGCCGGTGGTGACTTGGCTCTGGTCCATCGCGCTGTTCGGCGGGCGGCCGACGGCGGCGGAGGTCGGCGGGGGCGTGGCGACGCTCGCGGGCGTGCTGATCGTCACGGCGAGCCGGGCGGGGATGCTGCGGCGGCCCGCGCGCCGCCCTGAATGGTCCGCCTAGAGCCTGTCGAGGAACATGGGGACGAACCAGACGAGCGCGATGTAGCTGGTGACGACCATCTCCATGAGGGCGGCCGACAAGAGCGCGATTCGCGGGTAGCCCCGCGGCGCCACCAGGGCGCAGACCAGGAAGACGAGCGCGAGCAGCGGCGCGACGAGCATCCGGAGCGGCGAGAGCTGAGCCCACGCGCCGAGAGCCGAGAGCTCCGCGGCCCGACCGAAATAGAAGAGAACGGCCGACATCACACCGGTGGCCGCCACGACCACCGCCGTGAACCCGGCCAGCTCCCAGAAGCGACGATAGGGTCGGAGGAAATAGAGCGCGGCGGCCGTCGGGACGGCGGCGCAGATTCCGAACACGTTGAGCCAGAGGAACGCGTCGCCGAAGGCGTACATGCCGCTGGAGGCCGACGCGTCCGGGCCGCTCGTGAGGGCAATGCGGACGGCGGTGACGGCGGAGGCGATCACGAAGGCGGCGAGGTAGCCAAGCGCGACGAGGCCGAACTTGTAGATCGGCTTCATGGGCCGGCGCCAGTATTGCACGGACGGCGTGGGGCGCTAACTTTCCCGCGTCAGCGCCACGACCTCCTCCGCCAGCGTTCTGAGCGTCGCGATCGCGCCGGCGGGGTCCGCGCCAAGGCTACCGAAAGCCGCCTGCACGCGGGCGTCGAGGCGCGGGACCGTTCGGGCGAAGCGGGCGGCGCGCGCGGTCGCCCCTTTCTCGTTGAGGTACCACTCGCTGTTGAGGGCGAAGAGGAGCTGGGCGAGACAGAATACCGCGCGCGACAAGCTCGTCGCGACGTAGGCCAGATCGCCCCGAGCCAGGCCCTTCTCCGCAATCGCCGCACAGAACGTGGGCTCGCCGCGTAGCTGCGAGAAGATGGCGGCCCGCAGCGCGACCGGATAGGGCGTCGCCGCGATAGTCAGCGCGGCGAAACGCCCGTCGATGGTCAGCCACCCGCCGCCGACCACCCAGGGCCCCCAGCCGCCAATGGGCGTGCAGAGATCCTCGCGGTGCGCGTCGTCCAGCGTGGCAGCGACGCGGTTGAGCGCGACAACGTTGAAGGCCTCCGCCGATTCAAAGTAGAGGCCGAGATCCCAGTCCGAGGTCTCGGCGTGGCTGTCCTGGGCGCGCGAGCCGCCGAGCACGATGGCCTCGACGCCGGGAACCTCGGCGAGGCGTGCCACCACGGCCGGAAGGAAGGCGTCCGGCATGCCGACACCTTAGCACCCGCTTCGGCAGGCTCGCGCGTATACCTCCTTGCATGAAGCGCATGAGCGCCGCGGAGTGGGGACTGCTCCTTACCCTGGCCGTGCTCTGGGGCGGCACATTCCTGTTCCAGAAGGTGGCGCTGGCGGCGCTGCCGCCCTTCACGGTGCTGCTGGTGCGGGTGGTGCTGGCCGCGGCGGCGCTCGGGGTGACCATCGTGGCGACGGGGCATCGGCTGCCGGCGCCCGGGCGGGCGTGGCTCGCCTTCGCGACGATGGCCACGCTCAACAACGTGATCCCGTTCAGCCTGATCCTCTGGGGGCAGACGCGCATCGCCAGCGGGCTGGCCGCCATCCTGAACGCGTGCGTGCCACTCTTCACGGCCGTCCTCGCGCATTTCCTGACGCCTGACGAGCGGCTGACCCCCCGGCGCGTGGTGGGCGTGCTCGTGGGCCTGGCCGGCGTGGTGTGGATGATCGGCCCGGACTCCCTGGGCGGTCTCGGCGCTGACGTGCTGGCCCAGCTCGCCGTGCTCGGGGCGGGGATCTCCTACGCCTTCGCGGGGATCTTCGGCCGGCGCTTCGCGGGGAGTCCGCCGCTCGTGACCGCGGCCGGCCAGGTGACCGCAGCCGCCGTGCTCACCCTGCCCCTCGCGCTCGCCGTCGATCGGCCGTGGGCCCTTGCCATACCGGGACCGCGGGTGTGGCTGGCGCTGCTGGCTCTCGCCATCGTCAGCACCGCACTCGGATATGTCGTCTACTTCCGCATCCTCGCCACCGCGGGCGCGACCAATCTCCTGCTCGTCACGCTCCTGATGCCGGCGATCGCCGTGGCGCTGGGTTCCTCCGTGCTAGGAGAACGTCTGGCGCCACGGCATCTCGGCGGCATGGCGCTGATCGCCGCCGGACTCGCCGTGATCGATGGCCGCGCGCTGGCGTGGCTCGGGGCCAGGCGATCACTCGATGATTCGGTCCGCTCGTCCCAACAGTGACTGCGGAATCGTGATTCCAAGTGCCTTCGCGGTCTTCAGATTGATGGCCATCTCGAACGTGGTCGGCTGCTCGATGGGCAAGTCGGAGGGCCGGGCTCCCTTCAGGATCTTGTCGACATAGACCGCCGCCCGCCGGTACGCGCCGACGAGACTCGGGCCGTACGACATGAATCCGCCCGCCTCCACGCTCTCCTTGACGGCATGCATGGACGGCAGCCGGTGCCGAAGCGCGAGACTCGCGATGCGCTCGCGGTGAATCATGAACAGGGGATCCGTCAGAACGAGGAGGGCCTCCGTGCGGTCCTTGGCCATGGCCGCGAATACGCCGTCCAGGGCCGATACGGCTGGCGCGTCCACGACCTTGATCTGTAACCCTAACGACCGCGCGGCGGCCGTCACGTCACGCACCGCGACGGGCTGAGCGGAGTTGGCCGAGTTCGACAGGACCCCCACACGTCGCAGATTCGGCATGGATTCCCTCAGGAGCTCGAGTCCCTTGGCGAAGACCTCGAGGCCGACGTCGAAGGACACGCCCGTCACGTTTCCACCGGGCCGGGCGAGGCTCGCAATTAGCCCCATCCTCACCGGGTCGCCGACGGCCATCATGACG
This genomic stretch from Candidatus Methylomirabilota bacterium harbors:
- a CDS encoding EamA family transporter, coding for MKRMSAAEWGLLLTLAVLWGGTFLFQKVALAALPPFTVLLVRVVLAAAALGVTIVATGHRLPAPGRAWLAFATMATLNNVIPFSLILWGQTRIASGLAAILNACVPLFTAVLAHFLTPDERLTPRRVVGVLVGLAGVVWMIGPDSLGGLGADVLAQLAVLGAGISYAFAGIFGRRFAGSPPLVTAAGQVTAAAVLTLPLALAVDRPWALAIPGPRVWLALLALAIVSTALGYVVYFRILATAGATNLLLVTLLMPAIAVALGSSVLGERLAPRHLGGMALIAAGLAVIDGRALAWLGARRSLDDSVRSSQQ
- a CDS encoding nucleotidyltransferase domain-containing protein; the protein is MPDAFLPAVVARLAEVPGVEAIVLGGSRAQDSHAETSDWDLGLYFESAEAFNVVALNRVAATLDDAHREDLCTPIGGWGPWVVGGGWLTIDGRFAALTIAATPYPVALRAAIFSQLRGEPTFCAAIAEKGLARGDLAYVATSLSRAVFCLAQLLFALNSEWYLNEKGATARAARFARTVPRLDARVQAAFGSLGADPAGAIATLRTLAEEVVALTRES
- a CDS encoding ABC transporter substrate-binding protein, translated to VMMAVGDPVRMGLIASLARPGGNVTGVSFDVGLEVFAKGLELLRESMPNLRRVGVLSNSANSAQPVAVRDVTAAARSLGLQIKVVDAPAVSALDGVFAAMAKDRTEALLVLTDPLFMIHRERIASLALRHRLPSMHAVKESVEAGGFMSYGPSLVGAYRRAAVYVDKILKGARPSDLPIEQPTTFEMAINLKTAKALGITIPQSLLGRADRIIE
- a CDS encoding DMT family transporter, translating into MPAHSGAAAALTRLTVPLLLVADSLYYVFARLLLPHFPPAAGAFYMMAAGAVVVYAFLGGRVGLGPLRRHPWFFLAIGLLVGVNTNMGFAAVRYLDPGTASLLSRTSILFSLALGILWLRERLTRAEVAGTVLALIGVAVISFQPGDYLRVGALIVIASTLLYAIHSAVVKRYGGDIPFGEFLFYRVAAVAAVLLVLAAAQGALVWPSAVGWGWLVLAGLVNVVVSRGLYYLVLRRMDMSVLTIILTLTPVVTWLWSIALFGGRPTAAEVGGGVATLAGVLIVTASRAGMLRRPARRPEWSA